From Triticum urartu cultivar G1812 chromosome 2, Tu2.1, whole genome shotgun sequence, a single genomic window includes:
- the LOC125534436 gene encoding uncharacterized protein LOC125534436, with translation MHPLPSTSSAAPRLGARRGGSGEAEVEDGDGVHVRLLPCGRRLAAHRARPRVAPVGSRLGGAEMKITAFVVLKPSAGGAGGSSSSGGQGSKTLVLANATDVSHFGFFRHASSSSSSPAPSPSAPSLASANPSSMKVTTHLRYACRYLV, from the coding sequence ATGCATCCTCTCCCCTCGACTTCCTCCGCGGCTCCAAGGCTCGGCGCTCGGCGAGGGGGAAGCGGTGAGGCCGAGGTGGAGGACGGGGATGGGGTGCATGTTCGACTGCTTCCGTGCGGCCGGCGACTCGCCGCGCACCGAGCGCGCCCGCGCGTAGCTCCTGTCGGATCTAGGCTCGGCGGAGCGGAGATGAAGATCACGGCGTTCGTCGTGCTGAAGCCGTCGGCCGGAGGCGCCGGGGGCTCCTCCTCCAGCGGCGGGCAGGGCTCCAAGACGCTCGTGCTGGCCAACGCCACGGACGTCAGCCACTTCGGCTTCTTCCGGCACGCGAGTTCATCGTCTTCGTCGCCCGCACCGTCGCCCAGCGCACCTAGCCTGGCCAGCGCCAATCCGTCCAGCATGAAGGTAACCACCCATCTCAGATATGCTTGCCGCTACCTGGTATAG